Proteins found in one Cobetia sp. L2A1 genomic segment:
- the waaF gene encoding lipopolysaccharide heptosyltransferase II, with amino-acid sequence MNKLREGAGERILVVGPSWVGDMVMAQSLFMTLKHQSPECRISVLAPAWSQPIIERMPEVAEILALPAGHGDFALTARWQLGRSLRGRFDRAIVLPRSWKSALVPFFARIPVRVGFTGEQRYGLLTECRKLDKTVLDQTVKRFTSLGLPVAEANPPANILEPHLKTDSVNQARLREELGLVAPPKAIIGMMPGAEYGPAKQWPLAHFRALAESLTQAGAEVRIFGGPKDVVAGEEIAQGLSGVYNLCGKTRLADAVDLIAECQEVVSNDSGLMHVAAAVGARIQGIYGSSSPHYTPPLTADREIHWLALECSPCFKRVCPLGHTNCLNHIAPERILAAITLADDRHETRQS; translated from the coding sequence ATGAACAAGCTACGCGAGGGTGCCGGCGAACGCATTCTGGTCGTCGGCCCCAGCTGGGTTGGCGACATGGTGATGGCACAGAGCCTGTTCATGACGCTGAAACATCAGTCGCCTGAATGCCGTATCAGTGTGCTGGCACCGGCGTGGTCGCAGCCAATCATTGAGCGTATGCCAGAGGTCGCTGAGATCTTGGCGCTACCGGCAGGGCATGGTGATTTCGCGCTCACGGCCCGTTGGCAGCTGGGCCGTTCGCTGCGCGGACGTTTTGATCGTGCCATCGTGCTGCCACGCTCGTGGAAGTCGGCGCTGGTACCGTTCTTCGCACGTATTCCTGTGCGGGTCGGCTTTACCGGTGAGCAGCGTTACGGCCTGCTCACCGAGTGTCGCAAGCTCGACAAGACGGTGCTCGACCAGACCGTCAAGCGCTTCACTTCATTGGGTTTGCCGGTTGCCGAGGCCAACCCGCCGGCCAATATCCTCGAGCCACACCTGAAGACGGATAGTGTCAACCAGGCGCGCTTGCGCGAGGAACTGGGGCTAGTGGCACCACCCAAGGCCATTATCGGCATGATGCCGGGGGCAGAGTATGGCCCGGCCAAGCAGTGGCCATTGGCACATTTTCGCGCACTGGCCGAGTCATTGACCCAAGCAGGTGCCGAGGTGCGTATCTTCGGTGGACCCAAGGATGTCGTGGCGGGTGAGGAGATTGCCCAAGGACTTTCCGGCGTCTATAACCTGTGCGGCAAGACGCGGCTGGCGGATGCGGTGGATTTGATCGCTGAGTGTCAGGAAGTGGTCAGCAATGACTCAGGATTGATGCATGTCGCCGCTGCTGTTGGGGCGCGTATTCAGGGCATCTATGGCTCGTCATCGCCGCATTACACGCCGCCACTCACGGCTGATCGTGAGATTCATTGGCTAGCATTGGAATGTTCGCCGTGCTTCAAGCGAGTGTGTCCGCTTGGGCATACCAACTGTCTCAATCACATAGCGCCGGAACGGATACTGGCAGCGATTACGCTCGCCGATGACCGCCATGAAACGCGGCAATCGTGA
- a CDS encoding glycosyltransferase family 4 protein: MTAITKHETASVSRPLHVRHVNLARGFRGGERQTLNLIADLARRAKPSASGEAGAPIRQSLVCLQDSPLISELAALELSVTVEVIEISGRFRGHFGQPRADIVHAHEAKAVHWAWLHQRLTGTPYLLTRRVPQPVKDKAFNRLTYRAAACRVAISSVIESHLRERHWGETALIPSTLAHLPSDTDAVAQLRERFGNIAKAETQVVGHVGALVDRHKGQRLLIEAARLLRESHPQLLFVCLGAGEDEAAFKAESADLDNLIWEGFHTNVGDYLEAFDLFAFPSRNEGLGSILLDVMDHGVPVIASNVDGIPDIVHDDQTGVLVPGGDADALAAAIASLAADAPRRERLVNCAREDLTRFTPCAMGKAYLALYRRLARV; encoded by the coding sequence ATGACGGCTATCACCAAGCATGAAACAGCGTCTGTTTCACGCCCGCTGCACGTACGTCACGTCAATCTGGCGCGTGGCTTTCGTGGCGGTGAGCGTCAGACGCTCAACCTGATCGCGGATCTGGCACGACGCGCCAAGCCCAGCGCAAGCGGCGAAGCCGGCGCGCCGATCCGCCAGTCACTGGTCTGCCTGCAGGACTCGCCTTTGATCAGCGAACTGGCGGCGCTTGAGCTATCCGTCACGGTGGAGGTGATCGAGATCAGCGGGCGCTTCAGGGGCCACTTCGGTCAACCACGTGCTGATATCGTGCATGCTCACGAAGCCAAGGCGGTGCACTGGGCGTGGCTGCATCAGCGCCTGACAGGCACGCCTTATCTGCTGACACGTCGCGTACCGCAACCAGTGAAGGACAAGGCGTTCAATCGGCTGACCTATCGCGCTGCAGCCTGCCGTGTGGCGATTTCTTCGGTCATTGAATCACACCTTCGTGAGCGTCACTGGGGTGAAACAGCCTTGATCCCCAGCACCCTCGCTCACCTGCCCAGCGATACAGATGCGGTGGCTCAACTGCGAGAACGCTTCGGTAATATTGCGAAGGCAGAGACGCAGGTCGTCGGCCATGTAGGGGCTCTGGTGGATCGCCATAAGGGGCAGCGATTACTGATTGAGGCAGCCCGTCTGCTACGTGAGAGTCACCCGCAGCTGCTGTTCGTGTGCCTGGGGGCTGGTGAAGACGAGGCAGCCTTCAAGGCGGAAAGCGCAGATCTGGATAACCTGATTTGGGAGGGCTTTCACACCAATGTCGGTGACTATCTCGAGGCTTTCGATCTCTTTGCCTTCCCGTCACGTAATGAGGGACTGGGCTCCATTCTGCTCGACGTGATGGATCATGGCGTCCCCGTCATCGCGAGCAACGTGGATGGTATTCCCGATATCGTGCATGACGACCAGACTGGCGTACTGGTACCCGGTGGAGATGCCGATGCACTGGCAGCCGCCATTGCCAGCCTGGCCGCAGATGCTCCCCGCCGCGAGCGACTGGTGAACTGTGCACGCGAGGATCTGACGCGCTTCACGCCCTGTGCCATGGGCAAGGCCTATCTTGCACTCTATCGACGACTGGCCCGCGTTTGA